The DNA window TCCCGAGACATAGACAGGCCCATCTACAGCATCAGCATCCCTTCTGGGTACTTGACATGTGCTTACTTTGGTGTCTTATTTATATCCCATCCCGTAGTGCTTAGATTTATGCCTGTTTTGAAAGCCTCTCTCAATGAAATGCCCCTTCCTTAGTTCCAAGTGTCACCTCCACAGTGCACTTGTTTGGGCCAACACCAGCAAAACCCCTCCCTCTACCTGTAAAGGTCCACTCAGAAGTGAACCAAGGTTCAGATGCCTCAGGACCAGGAAACAGGACACCAAGACTTCTGAAACTCAGGGCAGAGTTGAGATGGATGTCAAAATCTCTGACAGAACCAAGGGATGTGTTGTGAACACTTTTCTGTGACACGAGTAGCTAGTTTCGTTACACGGGCAACTGAAGTTTCACTTTGCTTCTTGGAAGTGGCTCATGTTTCCTGGTGGGATATACATTTTCCTTTTCATCAGATAAAGCTCCAACCCGAGTATCTGGTGAACCAGGTTTTGTTTGTTACACTATGAagactgtagtgtgtgtgtgtgtgtgtgtgtgtgtgtgtgtgtgtgtgtatgtgtgtgtgtgtatgtgtgtttgtgtgtgtgagtgtgtgtttgtgaatgtgagcatgtgtgtgtgtgtatgtgagcatgtgtgtgagcatgtgtgtgtgtatgtgagtgtgtgtgtgtatgtgagtatgtgtatgtgttttggaTGGTGGTGTGGAATGTGAAGCACATCCCTTTAGGAGGCTccctgacaaaaacagaagactGAGATAACAATTGTGGTGGCTGTGAGTCTTAGAGTTTGTTGGGGGGAATTTGAATTATGGGTATATAGAAGGAATGAGTAAGAAGAGGCAGATTCACTTCTGTTGGAGGATTTCTTGAAGTGAACAGAAACAGTTGAGTATGTTAGAAACCAAGAAGCCTAATTTGGGGACAGAGCACTCAGGATTACATACGTCAGATTCAGCTTGGGCAGGTACTAATTAAACTCCAGAGTGACTCACTGACTTGTAAGAGGAGAGTCCTCTTGTTGTCCCAACGCAAAAACCTCTGATGGCATTACATAACCTTCCTCTGGCACCCCAGGTATCCTCAGTGGGAAGAGCCTCCCACCCGCCAGTGCCGGGATTGGATGTTAGTGCCAGGATAGGTGTTAACTGGAGGAAGTCACTGCCCTCCTATGTCTGTGAATAGCTTTTGCTtcatgaagaaaaggaagaagtcactgAGTCAGACACCAATATAGTCAGGAGTGGAAGGATTTAATGGGGACATAACAGGACTGAATCACTTGTAACTTAGTCCCTCTTCAGAAGAACATTGAGTAGACAAACTAGCTCAGGAACCAAGTCCTCAGTTGAATTCAGAGACTCAGAGGCCCCACATTTATAGGTAAAAAATCTTCGTAGTACTTCATTTTAAGGTATAAATGAGAGGCAGGACTGTGCTATAAGGGCATAGTATTTCCCCAGAATGGAAACTGGGGCTCAGCATTCATCTGGTGATCAGCTCCTCAAGGCACAGTTTTGGACTACATTACTTTTGCTTTGTCTTCTGTTGGGCTAGTACTGGAGTGATAGTGGAAGGGCAGGGTTCAGGCACCTTGGGGTGGCAGGGCTCAGGAGCCTTGGGGTGGCAGGGCTCAGGAGCCTTGGGGTGGCAGGGCTCAGGAGCCTTGGGGTGGCAGGGCTCAGGAGCCTTGGGGTGGCAGGGCTCAGGTGCCTTGGGGTGGCAGGGCTCAGGAGCCTTGGGGTGGCAGGGCTCAGGAAGCTTGGGATGGCAGGGCTCAGGAGCTTTGGGGTGACTGGGTTCAGGAACCTTGATGTCACAGGGCTCCTTGATTTGGGAGACACATGGCTCCTGCGGTGGTGGTTGGCAAGGCTGTTTCACTTGCTGCTCATGCAGCTGAGGAGGTCCTGTGCAGGGCTGCTTCTGCTGGTGTGAACTCATGCTTCAAAGACGGCGGGGCCTAGAAATAGAATAGATGGTTTATGGAGAGAATGACTTCACAAGAAACCACTGGCAATGCCACTTCTGATGTCCAAAGAAGTAGaggttctcctttctctctctctctaccacaGACGGTACTTTGCCGTGGAGGTCCTTAAAGGTCATCCGGTTCTAAACAAACAGGATCTTTCCGGCCGTTCCCTCTTCCTACCTACTACAGCAACACAGCAAAGGGCTTTATCAGGAACATGAGATTGGTGACGTTGGCTCATGTGGAAATGTGATGGcatgcagaaaataaaaacaataaaatgctcACAGCCCACTGCTCAACTGCACCAAGTAAGATGTTTTGTCACCCGCAGAATGCCTGTGGCCACTCCAGGATGCCTCACCGTCACATGCGGCTCACACGTTCCTCCATCTCAGGGGCTTCTCTCATGCCTGCTTGCTCAGATTTGCCCAACTGTCACAGATCACCTGCTATGCCAGTCTTAGGCAGCTTTCTTAGAGCGAGCACTTCAGAAATTTTTCTCACCTTCCCAGACTGCCATCGCACTTGCCCTTGTCTCCTGGCACTGACTCCTCATAGCACTGCCTTTAGTTCTTGGTCTTCTAAATGAGATGCGCTTTTACGGAGAAAATTCTCCTTGTTAAATTACCTTTTACAGTCCAAAACACCAGATACAGCAAACTCTTAGCAAATGTTTTTATTGAAAGAATAAAATTCTCAGCATTAAAACTGTAGATAAAGAAATGATGTCACTAGGAGTGAGATAGGCTTGTGTTCTtacccagacccagacccagcaaggatatatatatatatatatatatatatatatatatatatatatatatatatatatatatatatatattcatatatatatatattcatatatatattcatatatatgtacatatatatatttcaaggGTTTATAATTCAGATGATACATCTGCATTATAACTACAACTACATTTCAATAAGAGGACAAAAAAGACACCCTAAATGCAAACGAGGCTCCAGTAAAAAGTCACATAAATGCATAAAGTAAATGGTAAAGTATCCACATAGAGAAGCTTACCTGGTATGCAGAGATCAGGCAGTGTAGTCACTGGGATCTGATGTGGCATCCTCTTCACACTGGCCTTTTATAGAGGGAACAAGCCCTGCCTCAGGGGAATGGGAGCCTTTAGGGCCACTGAATCTTCATAGCTTACCTGTCAGGCATGATTCATCCTGGGTGCTTCACCCACTTATTGGTTCAGCTTAAGTGATGACACTagtaatgtgattttttttttcacacgcTGACAATAATGCCATCTGAGCATTAACCCTGAAGAATACTCCCTCCACCCCGCTTCCACCCACCTGGTCTTCAAGTGTGATGTTTGCAGGGAGGATGCTATGGATTGAAAGAGCAAAAAGGAAATTCTGGGAAATCAGGCATCAGAAATCCCGTCTTATGGGTGTCTTAAGCAGAGCTTCAATTTAGATGAGTTTATTGGGATGATTAGAATCTATAGGGGGTGACGGATAGCCAGTAGGTGTTTCCGGTTCTCCTGAGAGGCGATGGATATAATGCCATTACTTTCTTCTATTCAGGACAATTTAGGCCATAATTTTACTTATCCATTACTTAGTGGACTTAAGCCACAAAAGGAGattaagaaaatatacaaacaagcaaacagacagaAACTCTAaaatgagtttctttttcttttttctttttcctttttaatcttgAGAGTCCTTTTTccaagaagaaatacaaaaataaaagtcacaAGGCTGAGAATCTCTATTAGAGAAGGGGAACTTTGAGCTGGGTGAAGTGAGAGGGCCATAGGACTTCAGGTGCAAAGTGACTTGGTTCTTTTATTCCAGCCACTTTTTCTATCTAGTGTGGTGAAGACTTGGGCAGATGGCTACAGGGGAGATGGAAACTGGGGAGAGTTCAGAATATTGGTGAGGCGTGGCGAGGTGGGCTTTCATGGTGGTAGACATTTGAAGAGCATGGCCACACACTCTAGGAAGGGCATGCATAGAGTTCAGTGGAGCCTGGTAAGCAGAGCATCTTTTCTCAAACTCAGCCATGGTTTACATGATGAAAGGGCTGTGTGAACAGAGGGTTTCTTCTTCAGGAGGAGTTTCTCTCCTAAGCTAGGACAACACTTATCTAACCGGTGAAAACAGTTTCAGCTGTCACAATGTCCACCATTATGTCATAGGCTACTTCacttcacttcctctttccttaccagaaatcgtGATTCACTGGAAGTCTCTCTTTCTACACcattattcaaataaaatatatcatttcttATGCAAGAAAAcccaaaattaacaaaaagagTTGAATCTACATAAAAATTAAGGGAAGCATACTAAAATCCGGAAGTTTTCTGTTGTTTACCATGGAGTTCAATGTAAGCAAACAATATTTGGTAATAAGAGAAAACCTATTTGGGGAACACAACTATATTTAGTTGACTCTTCTTTGAAATCAATGTGGAGAGATTCTTTCTCAGATAGAAACTGCTTGTTCTCTGTTCATTTTAGTCCTATCTGTTTAACTTTCTCCatgaaaacttcaaaataatATAGTGTAGAACAAAGTAAGAATAGGTTACATAATTTCCATGTTGTTTTTTGACTGTGTTAaagaaaattccatttttttcaaTGTCCATCTTTGTCATATTCAAAACACAATTGAATTGCTCTCAAACCTCAAGATCCCAGACTCAGTGCTGTGGGAGATTACAACATCAAATGGTGACACATGGAATATCCCAAGACCAAGCAGGATCAGGCAATTGTCAAGCCAAATGTGAGGCTTATGAAAGAGTGAGTTACGGAGCTTCAGGTAATGACATGTCCTGGAACCTCCCTCATGGGGTGTGTACTCCGCGTTAGTGATGCTTCTTGCAGTTATAGTGGGTTGTGGGAGACAATGAAAAATTTCCAGGCCTCTCTAGCCCTATAAAAAACAAGCTCTCCAAGTTTATTCTCTCAAAGAAGTTTTGAGTGTCTATAGGACATCAGTTAGTATTCTTGGCACTTGGATGTATCattgaaaaacaacaaatataatGAATCATTTACACTACACATactaaaggagaaggaagaaatctattacaaataataaaaaaatgatggGCATGAGAACTTTATATTTatgctatgaaaaaaaaatgaatagcaatGTAAGCCATTAgaaacactaaagagagaatggTATTTGTAAATACTCTTCCAGGAGATGGTTTTGGACAGACCCAAGAGAACGGAAGCTATTAGAACATCTGAGGGCAGAATGTTCAAAATAAGGCAcgatccgggcggtggtggcgcacgcctttaatcccagcactcgggaggcagagccaggcggatctctgtgagttcgaggccaacctgggctaccaagtgagttctgcTGGCACtgtccctgtctcgaaaaaccaataaataaataaataaataaataagtaagtaagtaagtaagtaagtaagtaaataaataaataaataaataaataaataaataaaaataaggcacGATCTGAAGCAAATCCTTAAGTGGAGATCCAAAGCAAATGCTGGAGCTGCCTGGCATGCTCCAGTGTCACAGGGGCTGAGACAGAGGCCACAGCCGAACCTGTCAGCCTACTGCCAGTCATTCTCAGAACACAATGACTCACCTTCCCACAGGTCTTTATGAGTCTGCTTAAACAGTCCTCAGGAGAGTATGCTAAAGAAATGTCTCTTCAGGTGCCCAGATGTCACGCtccttgtattttttgtttttgagagtgaGAGTTTCTACTCTGTAATGGAAAAGTTACATATATGAATGGATTAAACTCAcatcttaaatcattttaataCAGTGAGTTTACCTATTGAGGATTCTTTTAGCAACCTTTTAAAGTTTAGTTATTCATGTGATAATAGGACCAGTGAATTACTTGTTAAACATAGAATTGATCAGGACTAGCAGGCCATCCTTCACTCATAGGGTCCTGAGAGAGAAGACCAGGAGGTCAGGGGATAAGGGGATAGGAAAGTTTAGAATTaagaggtcttgcacaagctatgtgttatgacaaggcagcttattAAGAAACACAGCATCTTATACACTACTTCCAGGGCAGAAATGGGACAGTGCcagcagaaactatcatacaatgaGATGAagtcagaaggaagaaaataaagaaatgttgcACAAGGGAACACAGGGTATCTCAAGAATAATATAGATGGAGCACATAGTGGCCTTGGGATTAGCAACCTCAGCTCAGCATGGTGGAAAGAACTGTTTCTCAGTATCCAAAGTTGTGGCTCACTCAAGGCCCTGACCCCAGGCTATTACTGGGTCTGCCAAGCATATTCCTAGTTTTAGAGGAGGAATTGTGTTCCTTCTCCATACATGAGGCCTTGGAGGAAACCTTGGATCAGACCAGTCCTCAACATAGAATtatgaattttgaaaagaaagcCTTTCTTTTTAGTAAAGTTATGTTACATATTGTATTATAAGTATATTAAAGTGTGATGAAAATAGGGATGCTGGTATGATGGCAACTGAATACTTGGAAACTGACCAAATATACCGTTTTTTAGTAGCCACCTGAcacctattttgttttcttggctacTCAGTTCAATAAAATCTTCTAGGGTTTGCAATTCAATGTAGTATATAAGTCTTaactagaaaaaaagacaaatgaaaaaagaTCAAGAAGATTCATATCgtgaaaatggccattttaccaaaagcaatctagagattcaatgcaatccccatcaaaaatctatcacaattcttcatagaaatcAAAAATTAAtcttcatatagaaacacacacacacacacacacacacacacacacacacacacacacaacaggatagctaaaacaatctggaataataaaataaagtaactgtCAGAGGTATCACTATCCCAAATTTTAAGTTGTATTATagaactataataataaaaaagcatgggattggcataaaaacagacacattgatcaatggaatagaaataAATACCAGGCGTAATTCAATACATCTACAGATATCTgttgttttaataaagaaatcaaaaatgTGCACTGAATAAAAGAAGGGTCACAAGCCCTGCTCCCTACTCCTGTTTGTGAggagaaagatggctcagtggttaagagcgttgACTGacgttccagaggacctgagttcaattcccaggccatcAGGTGTCTTATCActccaggattaaaaaaaaaaaaaagacccaggtGACCCTTCTTTAACCCCTTAAAGGAGGTCATGTACATCGGCAGGAAGCATcccctcctttgggccatatagccctAGGTCATGGGTGAAGCAAATATCACTacaaaatgttcaatatccttatggaaatgcaaattaagagtactttgagattttagcttacctcagtcagaatggccaagataaataaaacaaatgatagcacATGCTGATGGAGATGGAGGGAAAAGGGAACACATcttcattgctggtggaagtgcagacttgtacagccactacagaaatcagtgtagaggttcctcaaaaagctgaaaatcaatctacctcaaaatccagctatgctactcttgggcatatgccaagaCACTATATCTTACTAAAGAGATACTCACTCATCTATGAACATTGGGGCTCTACTCACAAGAGCCAAATATTataaacagcctagatgtccatcaactgatgaatagataaagaaagtgtgatacatttacacaatggaatataatTCATCTgattagaaaatgaaattattaagtCTTCAGGTGAATGGATAGAACCAGAAACagtcatcctgagtaaggtaactcagaccccaaaagacaaatattttctcttttatgtgcatgttagcttttaagcctttGATATGTGTGTTTCAATCTGAATAATTTCAGAGGTTAGGTAGCTAGTAAAGGACCAGGGTGAGGGGGAGGTGACCttcaaggaagagaaaatagaatgtATTGCTAcagggagaaaaacagaaactagAATAGAAGGATTAATTGGAGAGAGGGATGGGAAAGAAAGGTAAAGGAGGGGGTATGGGGAGGGGCAACTAACACTAAAAGCCTTTTGAAAATCCATATGGAAacttactactgtagaagcttcctaaaatgtagACATttatgaaaagaatttaaatgaagTCAGCATGTAACAGGAGAGACAATGTCCCAAGTAGgcatcttatgccaccaagtaaaaccttctgtgccaggaatgggttatataTTTTTGAGTCATTGGCTAAGGGGTCCCAGAGACTATTGCC is part of the Peromyscus eremicus chromosome 6, PerEre_H2_v1, whole genome shotgun sequence genome and encodes:
- the LOC131912543 gene encoding cornifin-B isoform X2, encoding MSSHQQKQPCTGPPQLHEQQVKQPCQPPPQEPCPCHPKAPEPCHPKAPEPCHPKAPEPCHPKAPEPCHPKVPEPCPSTITPVLAQQKTKQK
- the LOC131912543 gene encoding cornifin-B isoform X1, encoding MSSHQQKQPCTGPPQLHEQQVKQPCQPPPQEPCVSQIKEPCDIKVPEPSHPKAPEPCHPKLPEPCHPKAPEPCHPKAPEPCHPKAPEPCHPKAPEPCHPKAPEPCHPKAPEPCHPKVPEPCPSTITPVLAQQKTKQK